CTTTGCAGCTCGTATTGGCTGGCCGCCTTTAAGTCTTTATATGAGCGCAGCACCGTTGGTATTCGCCGTATACATTGTTTTGTTTGGTGAACTTATTCAGGCCGAAGCACTCATTGATGAAGCCCGCGAATTTCGTCATGGAGATGAAGATATCCATTTCGACGCCAATCGCAACAATATGATTGTTGGAATTCGCAATATCGGCATGTCGATGATCGGGCCGGATGCATCGATGTGCGGACCTATGTGGGCTGCTATGCAAGTGGTAGAATGTGAACGTTATAAGCATGGACCGGAAGCCATGGACAGTTTATTCGGTGGGGTGGCATCCTTCCGCTGGGGTACATTTACAGGGTATTTCTTTTCGCCAATCGTAACCCTGGTTAAGCCGATTCTACCGATCGCTTTATCTTTAACCATGCTGGTACAGGGTTATGTAGCTGTACGGGTAGGCATATTGAAAGCGCGTACTTTTAATGACCTCGGTGTGGCGGGAATTGTTGCTGCAGTGCTCATTACCCGCGAAGCAGCAGCAGCCTTTGGCGTGGGAATCGTACTTTGTGCGTTAATCTATGGGAAAGATTTCTTCCGTGATTGGAATAAATACGATAAATCCAAAGACCCAGTCTTTAATAGCCGGATTGGTGAAGAGTAAAGCCAGAGCGCTTAATCTATTAACGTCTAGGAGGTACAGACATGAAAACTGCGGAGCAATATGAGGACAGTTTACGTCAACTGAATTTTAAGGTTTATCTACAGGGAGAGCTGGTTGAAAATCCAGTTGATCATCCAATCATCAGACCATCCATGAACTCGGTTAAGGCTACTTATGAATTGGCGCAGCAGCCTGAATATGAGGAGCTTATGACGGCGACATCCCATATTACCGGCAAAAAAATTAACCGTTTTTGCCACCTGCATCAAAGTCCTGAAGATTTGGTTAAGAAGGTAAAAATGCAGCGGTTGCTTGGACAAAAAACGGCTGCCTGTTTTCAGCGCTGTGTTGGGATGGACGCGATCAATGCTGTTGACAGTGTCACTTATGAGATGGATAAAAAGCTTGGTACTCACTACCATGAGAGATTTATCAGCTTTCTTCTGAATATGCAGGAAGAAGACTGGACTGTTGATGGTGCAATGACTGATCCTAAAGGTGACCGAGGGCTTGGGCCAAGTAAGCAGGCAGACCCTGATTTATATGTCCGCGTCGTGGAAAAACGCGAAGATGGTATTGTTGTTCGAGGTGCAAAATGCCATCAGACTGGCGCTCTGAATTCTCATTGGATTTTAGTCATGCCGACAATCTCCATGACTCAGGAAGATACCGATTATGCCGTTTCTTTTGTAGCACCTGCTGACGCAGAGGGAATCTTCTATATCTATGGTCGTCAATCGTGCGATACCCGTAAGCTTGAGGGCGGCGATATTGATGTTGGGAACAAACAATATGGCGGACATGAAGCGCTGATGGTTTTTGATAATGTCTTTATTCCTTGGGAAAACGTGTTCATGTGTGGCGAATACGAGTTTAGTGGTGCGCTGGTTGAACGCTTCGCCGGTTACCATCGCCAAAGTTATGGCGGCTGTAAAGTCGGAGTCGGCGATGTACTGATTGGTGCTGCTGCACTTGCTGCTGACTATAATGGCGCGCAGAAGGCTTCACATCTAAAGGATAAGCTTATTGAGATGGTTCATCTCAATGAAACCCTGTATGCGTGCGGCATTGCCTGTTCAGCGGAAGGCTATAAGACGGCATCGGGTACTTATTTAATTGATCTCTTGCTCGCCAATGTCTGTAAACAAAACGTTACCCGTTTTCCATACGAAATAGCCCGGCTGGCTGAGGATATAGCTGGTGGTTTGATGGTTACAATGCCATCCGAAAAAGATCTTCATCATCCTGTCATTGGGCAGGTTGTAGAAAAATACTTCAAAGGTGTGGCAGCAGTGCCAACTGAATACCGAATGCGCATTTTGCGGCTTATTGAGAATATTACTCTTGGCACAGCCGCTGTTGGGTATCGTACCGAATCTATGCACGGAGCTGGATCACCGCAAGCTCAGCGTATCATGATTGCCCGCCAAGGCAATATTGGACAGAAAAAAGAACTGGCTAAGGCTATAGCCGGTATTCCCGCGAAAGGTTAATCATATGGCAGCATTAGAAACAGTCATTGAGGAGAAGGTAAGACCGGCTCTTCAAGCACATCATGGGGATATTGAGATCATTGGGGTTACCCCTGAAGGAATTGCTCAAATCAGGCTGACCGGGGCATGCAGTACATGCCCCGGGGCTCAGCAAACCATCAGTGAATTGATTGAGTCCGCGATTAAAGAAGCATGTCCGGAAATTAAGGGGGTAACCCCTGTATTTCAGGTGAGTGAAGAGTTAATCGATATGGCGCTTCAACTATTGCGTAAGGCATAGAAATGTTAATAAGCATTCGATTTTGCGGGGGATGTAATCCACGCGTTAACCGTAGGGTGATTGCGGACAACATAAAGGATTATCTGGCCACATCTGGACATGTGGTTGTTTATAACCGGACTGATACCCATTTTATTGTATGTATTAGCGGCTGCACTGCAAGCTGCGCCGAACACGGTGTTAACCATGATGAACCTACTGTAGTCATTGCAGGTGCAAGTGTTGATGGCCTAGCAGTTGATGAGAACAGTTTATGCTCAATAGCAATCAAAAAAGTGAGGGATTACCTTGGAAAACTGGAGAAACCTCTATCACCATAAAATTATGGGGGCCGACCAGGCTCTAAAACTTATTAAATCTGGAGATCGGGTAGTGATTGGGCATGCCTGCGGCGAACCCCAAACACTTGTTGAAGCAATGGTTAAACGTGCGCCTGAGCTGCGTGATGTGGAAATCGTGCACATGGTCGCTATGGGGCAGGCCAAATACGCCCAGCCAGGAATGGAAGCAAGCTTTCGCCATAATGCTCTTTTTGTTGGCTCATCGACTCGCAAAGCAGTAGAAGAGGGGCGAGCCGATTACACACCCTGCTTTTTCTCCGAAGTACCACGGCTTTTTCGCAATAAGCTGTTGCCTGTAGATGTTGCTTTATTACAGATAACGCCTCCGGATCAAGATGGATTCTGCAGCTACGGAGTATCGGTAGACTACACGCAGCCTGCTGCCGAGAGTGCAACTACGGTAATTTGTCAGATGAACAGCAATCTTCCTGTTACCGGTGGTGCAAAAATACATCTTGATCATATTCATGCTATTGTCGAGCAGGACCAACCTTTGCTTGAACTAAAGCCACCTCAAATCGGAGAAGTTGAACGCAAAATTGGTGAACATGTAGCCAGTCTTATTCCAGATGGAGCAACCCTGCAGCTCGGAATTGGAGCCATACCGGATGCTGTTTTGTTATTCTTGGGGGACAAGAAAAATCTTGGGATTCATTCTGAAATGTTTAGTGATGGCGTTGTTTTTCTTGCGGAGTCTGGCGTTATTACCAATAGGAAAAAGACGATCAATAATGGCAAATTTATTGCTACTTTCCTTATGGGAACACAGAAGCTCTATGATTTTGTGAATCACAACCCTGACGTTGAAATGCGGTCGGTTGATTATGTCAATGATCCTTATATCGTAGGCCAGCATGATCAGATGATCTCTATTAACTCGGCCATACAAGTTGATCTTATGGGGCAAGTGAATGCTGAAATGATCGGCAGTAAGCAATTTAGTGGTATTGGCGGTCAAGTCGATTTTGTGCGCGGCGCTAGTCGTTCCGTTGGCGGCAAGTCAATTATTGCTCTGCCATCCACTGCGGCGAATGGTAAAATATCGAGAATTACTGTAGAACTAGATCGTAGAGCCGCTGTATCGACATCAAGAAATGACGTGCATGTTGTGGTTACTGAATTTGGGATAGCCGAACTGCGTGGTAAGACTTTGCGAGAGCGAGCCCGCGCTCTGATAGCCATCGCCCATCCCGATTTTCGGGCAATTCTGTCAGAGCAGGCAGGAATTTAATCACAGGA
The window above is part of the Sporomusaceae bacterium FL31 genome. Proteins encoded here:
- the cat2 gene encoding 4-hydroxybutyrate CoA-transferase; translated protein: MENWRNLYHHKIMGADQALKLIKSGDRVVIGHACGEPQTLVEAMVKRAPELRDVEIVHMVAMGQAKYAQPGMEASFRHNALFVGSSTRKAVEEGRADYTPCFFSEVPRLFRNKLLPVDVALLQITPPDQDGFCSYGVSVDYTQPAAESATTVICQMNSNLPVTGGAKIHLDHIHAIVEQDQPLLELKPPQIGEVERKIGEHVASLIPDGATLQLGIGAIPDAVLLFLGDKKNLGIHSEMFSDGVVFLAESGVITNRKKTINNGKFIATFLMGTQKLYDFVNHNPDVEMRSVDYVNDPYIVGQHDQMISINSAIQVDLMGQVNAEMIGSKQFSGIGGQVDFVRGASRSVGGKSIIALPSTAANGKISRITVELDRRAAVSTSRNDVHVVVTEFGIAELRGKTLRERARALIAIAHPDFRAILSEQAGI
- the abfD_2 gene encoding 4-hydroxybutyryl-CoA dehydratase — its product is MKTAEQYEDSLRQLNFKVYLQGELVENPVDHPIIRPSMNSVKATYELAQQPEYEELMTATSHITGKKINRFCHLHQSPEDLVKKVKMQRLLGQKTAACFQRCVGMDAINAVDSVTYEMDKKLGTHYHERFISFLLNMQEEDWTVDGAMTDPKGDRGLGPSKQADPDLYVRVVEKREDGIVVRGAKCHQTGALNSHWILVMPTISMTQEDTDYAVSFVAPADAEGIFYIYGRQSCDTRKLEGGDIDVGNKQYGGHEALMVFDNVFIPWENVFMCGEYEFSGALVERFAGYHRQSYGGCKVGVGDVLIGAAALAADYNGAQKASHLKDKLIEMVHLNETLYACGIACSAEGYKTASGTYLIDLLLANVCKQNVTRFPYEIARLAEDIAGGLMVTMPSEKDLHHPVIGQVVEKYFKGVAAVPTEYRMRILRLIENITLGTAAVGYRTESMHGAGSPQAQRIMIARQGNIGQKKELAKAIAGIPAKG
- a CDS encoding NifU family protein is translated as MAALETVIEEKVRPALQAHHGDIEIIGVTPEGIAQIRLTGACSTCPGAQQTISELIESAIKEACPEIKGVTPVFQVSEELIDMALQLLRKA